Part of the Thermoleophilaceae bacterium genome is shown below.
GTCCGCACCGAGACTCCGGTGGAACGGCTCGTGATCGAGGACGGTCGCGTTGTGGCCGTGGAAGCCGACGGCGAGACGATCGAGGCAGGCGAGGTGATCTCCTCGCTTCCGCTGCGCGCCACCGTGGAGATCACGCGCCCGCTCGCACCGCCGGAGGTGCGCGACGCCGCACGCGGCCTGCGCTACCGGGACTTCCTCACAGTCGCGCTCGTGATCGACGGCGAGGACCTCTTCCCGGACAACTGGATCTACATCCACGAGCCCGGCGTGAGGGTCGGCCGCATCCAGAACTACCGCTCATGGAGCCCGTGGATGGTGCCCGACCAGTCCAAGGCCTGCGTGGGCCTCGAGTACTTCTGCTTCGAGGGCGACGACCTCTGGACCATGAGCGACGACGAGCTGGTGGCGATCGCCTCCCGCGAGCTCGAGCAGCTCGGCCTGGCGTCGCAGTCGAAGGTCGAGCGCGGCTACGCCGTGCGGGTGCCGAAGGCCTACCCGATGTACGACCGCGACTACGAGCAGCGTGTCGCCACGATCCGCTCGTGGCTCGAGACCGTCACGAACCTGCAGCAGGTCGGCCGCAACGGCCTGCACCGCTACAACAACTCGGATCACTCGATGCTCACCGCGATGCGTGCGGTGGAGAACCTCGTGCAGGGCACGAGCCATGACCTCTGGGCCGTGAACGCCGAGAGCGTCTACCACGAGGAAGACGTGAAGGAGGAGCATCCCTACCGGGAGGCTCCGGAGACGCCGGCCATGCAACAGCAGCAGCCGGTGGCCAGCGAGACCTAGCGTCCTTCAGCCCGTCGGCGGCCTGCCGGTGCGCTAGCGTCCGCGCGGTTTGAACGTGGCGGCATGCTGGCTGCTGTTTCCGCTGGTGATGTGCGTGGTCTGCCTCGGCTGCGGACTGCTGCTCGACGCCGTCAGCGGCTCGCGGCTCCCGCGGCCGCTGCTGCTGCCGTCCGGGCTCGCGCTCGTGATCGTGCTCGCGCAGCTCGCGATCTCGAACTCCGTCACGGTCTCGCTCGCCCTGCCGGTTG
Proteins encoded:
- a CDS encoding NAD(P)/FAD-dependent oxidoreductase; its protein translation is MLEKPTVVLGGGPAGLTAGYLLAKRGLPVIVLEANEKLGGLAMTEERDGYRFDLGGHRFFTKSKEVDDLWHEVLDEEFLLRPRMSRIYWNKRYLDYPLRGPDVIRKLGPIELTRALLSYLRAAIKPKGNEDSLEEWVSNRFGKRLYQLFFKSYTEKVWGVPCTELRAEWAAQRIKGLSFFSAAKAAFFGNRDNVKSLISEFHYPRFGPGQMWDSMAAEIRRLGGDVRTETPVERLVIEDGRVVAVEADGETIEAGEVISSLPLRATVEITRPLAPPEVRDAARGLRYRDFLTVALVIDGEDLFPDNWIYIHEPGVRVGRIQNYRSWSPWMVPDQSKACVGLEYFCFEGDDLWTMSDDELVAIASRELEQLGLASQSKVERGYAVRVPKAYPMYDRDYEQRVATIRSWLETVTNLQQVGRNGLHRYNNSDHSMLTAMRAVENLVQGTSHDLWAVNAESVYHEEDVKEEHPYREAPETPAMQQQQPVASET